A genomic segment from Actinoplanes sichuanensis encodes:
- a CDS encoding gluconokinase, protein MEVVIGIDTGTTSTKGIAAGPAGEIRALTSVHYPLSVPGPGRAELDPAALTDAAITALTDVAAECRAKGDRVIAIGLSSFLHALVPMDAAGKPLGPVVTWADNRAAAQCERIVADGHGRRLQARTGTPVHPMSPLTKLAWWAEEDPGTLRATARWGGVKELVVAALTGGPFLVDLSIASGTGLYDIHSRRWDDEALQIAGVRPEQLAEVVPTTHTLRLHADVAAAAGLPVDTPLIIGAADGPLANLGVGATPPGVGAVSLGTSGALRTVVGRPTDDEAGRLFCYALTEDRWVIGGAVNNAGSVVRWAGQTFFPDDAGGPGGRGGPGGSGGSAGSGGFDGPGGSGGPRGSAGSGGSGRSGGAGGGEDADDRDARLLDEAAGIAAGSEGLLCLPYLLGERAPWWRPGLRGGYLGLRREHGRPHLVRAAVEGVCQQLALVRDSFEAEGNPLTEIRATGGAAASKLWIGVLASALDLPVTVADVPEGTALGACLLARHALGELPDLDRAAALVPTGAPTHPDRHDADLYRRLRPLVEKSALAVLDVVTELDKLAPEPLPGTEKAVRN, encoded by the coding sequence ATGGAAGTCGTGATCGGCATCGACACCGGGACCACCTCGACCAAGGGGATAGCGGCCGGCCCGGCCGGTGAGATCCGTGCCCTGACCAGCGTCCACTACCCGCTGTCGGTGCCCGGCCCGGGCCGCGCCGAGCTCGACCCGGCCGCGCTGACCGACGCCGCGATCACGGCACTCACCGACGTCGCCGCCGAGTGCCGTGCGAAAGGCGACCGGGTGATCGCCATCGGTCTCAGCTCGTTCCTGCACGCGCTGGTCCCGATGGACGCCGCCGGCAAGCCGCTCGGCCCGGTCGTCACCTGGGCCGACAATCGCGCCGCCGCCCAGTGCGAACGGATCGTCGCCGACGGCCACGGCCGGCGGTTGCAGGCCCGCACCGGCACCCCCGTCCACCCGATGTCCCCGCTCACCAAACTCGCCTGGTGGGCCGAGGAGGATCCCGGCACACTGCGCGCCACCGCCCGCTGGGGTGGTGTGAAAGAGCTCGTCGTCGCGGCGCTGACCGGCGGCCCGTTCCTGGTCGACCTGTCGATCGCCTCCGGCACCGGCCTCTACGACATCCACTCCCGGCGCTGGGACGACGAGGCTCTGCAGATCGCCGGGGTCCGCCCGGAACAGCTCGCCGAGGTCGTACCCACCACCCACACCCTGCGCCTGCACGCCGACGTGGCCGCCGCCGCGGGGCTGCCGGTCGACACCCCGCTGATCATCGGAGCCGCCGACGGGCCGCTCGCCAACCTCGGGGTCGGCGCCACCCCACCCGGTGTCGGGGCGGTGTCGCTCGGCACCAGCGGCGCGCTGCGTACCGTCGTCGGCCGCCCCACCGACGACGAGGCCGGCCGGCTCTTCTGCTACGCCCTCACCGAGGACCGCTGGGTGATCGGCGGCGCGGTCAACAACGCCGGCTCGGTGGTCAGGTGGGCCGGCCAGACGTTCTTCCCCGACGACGCCGGCGGTCCGGGCGGCCGCGGCGGCCCCGGCGGGTCTGGTGGTTCCGCTGGGTCTGGTGGTTTTGATGGGCCTGGTGGTTCCGGTGGGCCTCGTGGTTCCGCTGGGTCTGGTGGTTCCGGCCGTTCTGGCGGGGCCGGCGGTGGTGAGGATGCCGACGACCGGGACGCCCGGCTGCTCGACGAGGCGGCCGGGATCGCCGCCGGCAGCGAGGGCCTGCTCTGCCTGCCCTACCTGCTCGGCGAACGCGCCCCGTGGTGGCGGCCCGGCCTGCGCGGCGGCTACCTCGGGCTGCGCCGTGAACACGGCCGCCCGCACCTGGTCCGCGCCGCCGTCGAGGGGGTCTGCCAGCAGCTGGCCCTGGTCCGCGACTCGTTCGAGGCCGAGGGCAATCCGCTCACCGAGATCCGGGCCACCGGGGGCGCCGCCGCCTCGAAACTGTGGATCGGCGTGCTCGCGTCCGCCCTCGACCTGCCGGTGACGGTCGCCGACGTCCCCGAGGGCACCGCGCTCGGCGCCTGCCTGCTGGCCCGGCACGCCCTCGGCGAGCTGCCCGACCTGGACCGGGCCGCCGCCCTGGTCCCGACCGGCGCACCGACCCACCCCGACCGGCACGACGCCGACCTCTACCGCCGCCTGCGCCCGTTGGTGGAGAAGTCCGCGCTGGCGGTCCTGGACGTGGTCACCGAACTCGACAAACTGGCCCCCGAACCCCTCCCGGGCACCGAGAAGGCGGTCCGTAACTGA
- the cobO gene encoding cob(I)yrinic acid a,c-diamide adenosyltransferase yields MPQGKVTSVPDDGLTTRQRRRQAVFAVHTGPGKGKSTAAFGMALRAWSAGWPIGVFQFVKSEKWKVGEEAALKALGEAGKAPVTWHKMGEGWSWIQRAGTERDHAVEAAEGWAQIKRDLAAETFKFYVLDEFTYPMKWGWVDVADVVETLAARPGNQHVVITGRDAHPDLIAAADLVTEMTKVKHPMDAGRKGQQGIEW; encoded by the coding sequence GTGCCGCAAGGGAAAGTGACGAGCGTGCCCGACGACGGGCTGACGACGCGGCAGCGGCGGCGGCAGGCGGTGTTCGCCGTGCACACCGGGCCCGGTAAGGGGAAGTCGACGGCCGCGTTCGGGATGGCGCTGCGGGCATGGAGTGCCGGCTGGCCGATCGGGGTGTTCCAGTTCGTCAAGTCGGAGAAGTGGAAGGTCGGCGAGGAGGCCGCGCTCAAGGCTCTCGGCGAGGCCGGGAAAGCGCCCGTCACCTGGCACAAGATGGGTGAGGGCTGGTCCTGGATCCAGCGGGCCGGCACCGAGCGGGACCACGCCGTCGAGGCGGCCGAGGGCTGGGCGCAGATCAAGCGGGACCTGGCCGCGGAGACGTTCAAGTTCTATGTGCTGGACGAGTTCACCTATCCGATGAAGTGGGGCTGGGTGGACGTCGCCGACGTGGTGGAGACACTCGCCGCCCGGCCCGGCAACCAGCATGTGGTGATCACCGGGCGGGACGCGCACCCGGATCTGATCGCGGCGGCCGACCTGGTCACCGAGATGACCAAGGTGAAGCACCCGATGGACGCCGGCCGTAAGGGACAGCAGGGCATCGAATGGTGA
- a CDS encoding VWA domain-containing protein, with product MTTPYPFSAVVGLDDLRLALLLTSVSPAVGGVLVRGEKGTAKSTVVRALAGLLPQVEVVHGCRFACDPAAPDPGCPDGPHTPGGPSAARAANLVELPVGATEDRVVGTLDLQRALSDGVKAYEPGLLAAAHRGVLYVDEVNLLPDHLVDLLLDAAAMGRAHVERDGVSVKHAARFLLVGTMNPEEGEPRPQLVDRFGLVVTVAAPRDAVQRAEVVRRRLAYEADPDAFAARFAGAERDYATRIAAARDRLPSVRLPDAELDRIARVCLAYGVDGMRADIVVARCAVALAAWHGRDRVTADDVAGAARLALPHRRRTDPLDPPGTDEQKLDEALAEAERQAEQDRAAAEDSSGGDDDDEDPDPGPDGPGGGDGPKDGGGPSSGTDSASPEQAAPSGGPPSGPGPDAPSGALDQETGPPEAPPAPGDAPTRPGATAAAGPAYRPRTLRISARGEGGHTGRRSPAFARRGRVVGSRPPQGKLSGAPHLFATLRAALDRAALDRAALDRAALDRAALDRAALDRAGLDSAVLGGAALRSGGVDLAGSGAVGSGVAGPVRGIRVLPRDLRESVHVGREANLVLFVVDASGSMAARKRMTLVKTAVLSLLRDAYQRRDRIGMITFRGAEADVVLPPTSSHEVGVQRLAALRTGGRTPLAAGLRAAATTIATERRRDPRRRPLLIIVTDGRATSGPDPLRLTPLLAGVATVVVDCESGPIRLGLARKLAAALNADVMPLDQLEAVTVRQAPAARREDAPAATSPADRAYRRAA from the coding sequence GTGACGACTCCGTACCCGTTCTCGGCCGTGGTGGGCCTCGACGACCTGCGCCTCGCCCTGCTGCTGACCTCGGTGTCACCGGCCGTCGGCGGCGTGCTCGTCCGAGGCGAGAAAGGCACCGCCAAGAGCACCGTGGTCCGCGCCCTGGCCGGCCTGTTGCCGCAGGTGGAGGTCGTGCACGGCTGCCGGTTCGCCTGTGACCCGGCGGCACCCGACCCCGGCTGCCCCGACGGCCCGCACACACCCGGCGGGCCGTCGGCGGCGCGGGCCGCGAACCTGGTCGAGCTCCCGGTCGGGGCCACCGAGGACCGCGTCGTCGGCACCCTCGACCTGCAGCGGGCGCTCAGTGACGGCGTCAAGGCGTACGAGCCGGGCCTGCTCGCCGCCGCCCACCGCGGGGTGCTCTACGTCGACGAGGTCAACCTGCTCCCCGACCACCTCGTCGACCTGCTCCTGGACGCGGCGGCGATGGGCCGCGCCCACGTCGAACGCGACGGCGTCTCGGTCAAGCACGCCGCCCGGTTCCTGCTGGTCGGCACCATGAACCCGGAGGAGGGCGAGCCCCGCCCCCAGCTCGTCGACCGGTTCGGCCTGGTCGTCACGGTCGCCGCGCCCCGCGACGCGGTCCAGCGGGCCGAGGTGGTCCGGCGGCGGCTCGCCTACGAGGCCGACCCGGACGCGTTCGCGGCCCGCTTCGCCGGTGCCGAACGCGACTACGCCACCCGGATCGCCGCGGCCCGCGATCGGCTGCCGTCCGTCCGGCTCCCCGACGCCGAACTCGACCGCATCGCCCGGGTCTGCCTCGCCTACGGAGTCGACGGCATGCGTGCCGACATCGTCGTCGCCCGCTGCGCCGTGGCCCTGGCCGCCTGGCACGGCCGCGACCGGGTCACCGCCGACGACGTGGCCGGAGCCGCCCGACTCGCCCTGCCGCACCGCCGCCGTACCGACCCGCTCGACCCGCCCGGCACCGACGAGCAGAAACTAGACGAGGCGCTGGCCGAGGCGGAACGCCAGGCCGAACAGGACCGCGCCGCCGCCGAGGACTCCTCCGGCGGGGACGATGACGACGAGGATCCGGACCCGGGCCCGGACGGACCCGGCGGTGGTGACGGTCCGAAAGACGGCGGCGGCCCTTCCAGCGGTACGGACTCCGCGTCCCCGGAGCAAGCCGCCCCGTCCGGCGGTCCACCGTCCGGTCCCGGGCCGGACGCCCCATCCGGCGCGCTCGACCAGGAAACCGGTCCGCCCGAAGCCCCGCCCGCACCCGGGGACGCCCCGACCCGGCCCGGAGCGACCGCCGCCGCCGGTCCGGCCTATCGCCCGCGCACACTGCGCATCTCCGCCCGCGGCGAGGGCGGCCACACCGGCCGCCGGTCCCCGGCTTTCGCCCGCCGAGGCCGAGTGGTGGGAAGCCGCCCGCCGCAGGGCAAACTCTCCGGCGCCCCGCACCTGTTCGCCACCCTACGAGCGGCCCTGGACCGGGCCGCCCTGGACCGGGCCGCCCTGGACCGGGCCGCCCTGGACCGGGCCGCCCTGGACCGGGCCGCCCTGGACCGGGCCGGGCTTGATTCGGCGGTGCTCGGTGGTGCCGCTCTCCGTTCCGGCGGGGTTGATCTTGCGGGGTCGGGTGCGGTGGGTTCGGGCGTCGCGGGGCCGGTGCGGGGGATCCGGGTGCTGCCGCGGGATCTGCGGGAGTCGGTTCATGTCGGGCGGGAGGCCAACCTCGTGCTCTTCGTGGTGGACGCCTCCGGCTCGATGGCCGCGCGCAAGCGGATGACCCTGGTCAAGACGGCCGTGCTGTCTCTGTTGCGGGACGCCTACCAGCGGCGGGACCGGATCGGGATGATCACGTTCCGGGGTGCGGAGGCCGATGTCGTGCTCCCGCCGACCTCCAGCCACGAGGTGGGTGTCCAGCGACTGGCCGCCCTGCGCACCGGCGGCCGGACCCCGCTGGCCGCCGGCCTGCGAGCGGCCGCCACCACGATCGCCACCGAACGCCGCCGCGACCCACGCCGACGCCCACTGCTGATCATCGTCACCGACGGCCGGGCTACCAGCGGCCCGGACCCACTGCGCCTGACCCCGTTGCTCGCCGGTGTGGCCACCGTGGTGGTCGACTGCGAATCCGGCCCGATCCGCCTGGGCCTGGCCCGAAAACTGGCCGCCGCCCTGAACGCCGACGTGATGCCCCTCGACCAGCTCGAAGCCGTCACCGTCCGCCAAGCCCCAGCCGCTCGCCGCGAGGACGCTCCGGCCGCGACGTCGCCCGCCGATCGTGCCTACCGCCGAGCCGCTTGA
- a CDS encoding cobyrinate a,c-diamide synthase, translating to MVNRIVIAAPASGHGKTTVTTGLLAAFARRGVRVAPFKVGPDYIDPGYHALAAGRPGRNLDPVMVGEHLVGPLFAHGSAGADLAIVEGVMGLYDGRTGAGESGSTAQVAGLLDAPVIMVVDAAAQGRSIAALVHGFRSFGNVRMAGVILNRVGSDRHEQILRDACEEVGTPVLGALRRADAVAAPSRHLGLVPAAERRAEALASVDALATLIAASVDLDAVAAVAASAAPFPATPWTPEAADPVPGGPVVAVAGGPAFSFSYAETTELLTGAGATVVPFDPLHDTSLPAGARALVVGGGFPEVHAAALSENAELRAEVAAFRGVIAAECAGLLWLCRTLDGQPMCGVLDAEAVMTPSLTLGYRDAVALADSPLAPAGTRVTGHEFHRTTVHPRSGLLLSPAAGAAWAWRGADPEGFATATVHASYLHLHWAGTPSLARNLVAAAAR from the coding sequence ATGGTGAACCGGATCGTCATCGCCGCGCCGGCCAGCGGGCACGGGAAGACGACCGTGACGACCGGGCTGCTGGCGGCGTTCGCGCGGCGCGGGGTGCGGGTGGCGCCGTTCAAGGTGGGGCCGGACTACATCGACCCGGGCTACCACGCCCTCGCCGCCGGTCGGCCGGGCCGCAACCTGGACCCGGTGATGGTGGGTGAGCACCTGGTCGGGCCGCTGTTCGCGCACGGGTCGGCGGGCGCCGACCTGGCGATCGTCGAGGGTGTGATGGGCCTCTACGACGGGCGGACCGGCGCCGGTGAGTCCGGGTCGACGGCGCAGGTCGCCGGGCTCCTCGACGCCCCGGTGATCATGGTGGTGGACGCGGCCGCGCAGGGCCGGTCGATCGCCGCGCTGGTGCACGGGTTCCGCAGCTTCGGCAACGTGCGGATGGCCGGGGTGATCCTCAACCGGGTCGGTTCGGACCGGCACGAGCAGATCCTGCGGGACGCCTGCGAGGAGGTCGGCACGCCGGTACTCGGTGCACTGCGGCGGGCCGACGCGGTCGCCGCGCCGTCCCGGCATCTCGGGCTGGTGCCCGCCGCCGAACGCCGGGCCGAAGCGCTGGCCTCGGTGGACGCACTGGCCACGCTGATCGCGGCGTCGGTCGACCTGGACGCGGTGGCCGCGGTGGCCGCGTCGGCGGCGCCTTTCCCGGCTACGCCGTGGACACCCGAGGCGGCGGACCCGGTGCCGGGTGGCCCGGTGGTCGCGGTCGCCGGTGGTCCGGCTTTCTCCTTCTCGTACGCCGAGACGACCGAGTTGTTGACCGGGGCGGGAGCGACAGTCGTCCCGTTCGACCCGCTGCACGACACGTCCCTGCCGGCCGGCGCCCGCGCGCTCGTGGTCGGCGGTGGCTTCCCCGAGGTGCACGCGGCCGCGCTCAGCGAGAACGCGGAACTGCGTGCCGAAGTGGCCGCGTTCCGGGGCGTGATCGCCGCCGAATGCGCCGGCCTGCTCTGGCTGTGCCGCACGCTCGACGGGCAGCCGATGTGTGGGGTGCTCGACGCCGAGGCGGTGATGACCCCGTCGCTGACCCTCGGCTACCGGGACGCCGTGGCGCTGGCCGACAGCCCGCTCGCCCCGGCCGGCACCCGGGTCACCGGCCACGAGTTCCACCGCACCACCGTGCACCCTCGGTCCGGTCTGCTGCTGTCCCCGGCGGCCGGTGCCGCCTGGGCGTGGCGCGGCGCCGACCCGGAGGGCTTCGCGACCGCCACGGTGCACGCGTCCTACCTGCACCTGCACTGGGCGGGCACGCCGTCGCTGGCCCGCAACCTGGTCGCCGCGGCGGCCCGTTGA
- a CDS encoding putative bifunctional diguanylate cyclase/phosphodiesterase: MRSVLPPGIARRLWQIMAGVGTIATVLYALFPATSIGDGAFALLAVTVMVACVIGPLRWDAEPPSAWRSMAAAAILFMIGVLIRPTVSEMAMPWPLLADAASFSGYLLLAAFVLILLRARGSLDRHALLDGLTVCLSAGVASALLLALPAAEVAGRPALLSAIQGMYPLVDVMVVLLMVNLTFTAKHWPVSLIALIVMMVGIFAGDLAYAIEGVDGNVYASPLLNVPFLLAYTALGVAALHPSVVDMGRAAKLPAQAWSWPRLSLLLPALAVPFALLPTPVAETTEGRAMIAAAGALSVTLLLIRAVSAVRAQVAAQLRSEHQATHDPLTGLPNRQSMSSEVARLVTVADPEGHDRVWVYMLDLDGFKWVNDSWGHDTGDQLVIEVGRRLRAAVPINIPVARVGGDEFLLGFIGEKGGALRLVDDIRGCFARPFPVRDHDVVISASIGISHAEPDPVNAAVTAEALMRDADTAMYRAKGEGPGRSTIFDTSMHAQVRERIELEVALRQALAEDQLYVAYQPLVRLETGVPVGAEALVRWVHPERGPIPPMTFIPIAEDAGLINAIGTWVRKEALRQLGVWRSEGTVTDDFYLSINVSPRQLSDPELPLIVSGEMLRYGVPAQCVALEMTESVMVDGSSVTARVLFELRELGVKLLVDDFGTGFSALGYLRRFPVTGVKIDRSFVTGLGVNHEDDEIVRAVVAMSHALGLSVIAEGVETPLQREALWAVGVVNGQGWLWGAAVPAAEFAQRWRDAIVRSPHLPAILSDPSGRHRRPD, from the coding sequence GTGCGATCGGTACTCCCGCCGGGAATCGCCCGCCGGCTCTGGCAGATCATGGCCGGAGTCGGCACCATCGCCACGGTCCTCTACGCGCTCTTCCCCGCCACGTCGATCGGTGACGGGGCATTCGCCCTGCTCGCCGTCACCGTGATGGTCGCCTGTGTGATCGGGCCGCTGCGCTGGGACGCCGAACCGCCGTCGGCCTGGCGGTCGATGGCCGCCGCCGCGATCCTCTTCATGATCGGTGTGCTGATCCGCCCGACCGTCTCCGAGATGGCCATGCCGTGGCCGCTGCTCGCCGACGCCGCCTCGTTCAGCGGGTACCTGCTGCTCGCCGCGTTCGTGCTGATCCTGCTGCGGGCCCGGGGCAGCCTGGACCGGCACGCCCTGCTGGACGGCCTGACCGTCTGCCTGTCGGCCGGCGTCGCCAGCGCCCTGCTGCTCGCCCTGCCGGCCGCCGAGGTGGCCGGCCGGCCCGCCCTGCTCTCCGCCATCCAGGGCATGTATCCGCTGGTCGACGTGATGGTCGTGCTGCTGATGGTGAACCTCACCTTCACCGCGAAGCACTGGCCGGTCAGCCTGATCGCGCTGATCGTGATGATGGTCGGCATCTTCGCCGGCGACCTGGCCTACGCGATCGAGGGCGTGGACGGCAACGTCTACGCGTCGCCGCTGCTCAACGTGCCGTTCCTGCTGGCGTACACGGCTCTCGGGGTGGCCGCGCTGCACCCGTCGGTGGTGGACATGGGCCGGGCCGCGAAACTGCCCGCCCAGGCCTGGTCGTGGCCCCGCCTGTCGCTGCTGCTGCCCGCCCTCGCCGTGCCGTTCGCGCTGCTGCCGACCCCGGTCGCGGAGACCACCGAGGGCCGGGCCATGATCGCCGCGGCCGGCGCGCTGTCGGTCACGCTGCTGCTGATCCGGGCCGTCTCGGCGGTCCGCGCCCAGGTCGCCGCCCAGCTGCGCTCGGAGCACCAGGCCACCCACGACCCGCTCACCGGGCTGCCGAACCGGCAGTCGATGTCGTCGGAGGTGGCTCGCCTGGTCACGGTGGCCGACCCGGAGGGCCACGACCGGGTCTGGGTCTACATGCTCGACCTGGACGGCTTCAAGTGGGTCAACGACTCGTGGGGCCACGACACCGGCGACCAGCTGGTGATCGAGGTGGGACGGCGGCTGCGGGCGGCCGTCCCGATCAACATCCCGGTGGCCCGGGTCGGCGGCGACGAGTTCCTGCTCGGCTTCATCGGTGAGAAGGGCGGGGCGCTGCGCCTGGTCGACGACATCCGCGGCTGTTTCGCCAGGCCGTTCCCGGTCCGCGACCACGACGTGGTGATCAGCGCGTCGATCGGGATCTCGCACGCCGAACCCGACCCGGTCAACGCCGCGGTCACCGCCGAGGCGCTGATGCGCGACGCCGACACCGCGATGTACCGGGCCAAGGGCGAGGGGCCGGGCCGGTCGACCATCTTCGACACCAGCATGCACGCTCAGGTCCGGGAGCGGATCGAGCTGGAGGTGGCGCTGCGGCAGGCGCTCGCCGAGGATCAGCTGTACGTCGCGTACCAGCCGCTGGTGCGCCTGGAGACCGGCGTGCCGGTCGGGGCCGAGGCGCTGGTCCGGTGGGTGCACCCGGAACGCGGGCCGATCCCGCCGATGACGTTCATCCCGATCGCCGAGGATGCCGGGCTGATCAACGCGATCGGCACCTGGGTCCGCAAGGAGGCGCTGCGCCAGCTCGGCGTGTGGCGGTCGGAGGGCACCGTCACCGACGACTTCTACCTGTCGATCAACGTCTCGCCGCGCCAGCTGTCCGACCCGGAGCTGCCGCTGATCGTCTCCGGCGAGATGCTCCGGTACGGGGTGCCGGCCCAGTGCGTGGCCCTGGAGATGACCGAGTCGGTGATGGTCGACGGATCCAGCGTGACCGCGCGGGTCCTCTTCGAACTGCGCGAACTGGGCGTGAAACTGCTGGTCGACGACTTCGGCACGGGCTTCTCGGCGCTCGGCTACCTGCGCCGTTTCCCGGTCACCGGCGTCAAGATCGACAGGTCGTTCGTGACCGGGCTCGGGGTCAACCACGAGGACGACGAGATCGTCCGCGCGGTGGTGGCGATGAGTCACGCCCTCGGCCTGTCGGTGATCGCCGAAGGTGTGGAGACGCCGCTGCAACGTGAGGCGCTGTGGGCGGTCGGCGTGGTCAACGGTCAGGGCTGGCTGTGGGGCGCGGCGGTGCCGGCGGCCGAATTCGCGCAGCGCTGGCGGGACGCGATCGTGCGATCCCCGCACCTCCCGGCGATCCTGTCGGACCCGTCGGGCCGGCACCGCCGGCCCGACTGA
- a CDS encoding citrate synthase, translating into MTDVKLDHPGGQLSMAVTKAVDGPGGIDVSALLKETGYVTLDQGFVNTASTKSAITYIDGDQGILRYRGYPIEQLAEKSTFLEVSYLLMNGELPTAAQLQDFADKIRVHTLLQEEMRTFFSSFPRNAHPMSVLSSAVTALSTFYQDALDPLDSEQVDISAIRLMAKLPTIAAYTYKKSIGHPLPYPDNSLDYVENFLRLTFGLPTVQYNVDPKVAKILDMLFILHADHEQNCSTSSVRLVGSSQANLFASISAGIGALSGPLHGGANAAVLEMLEQIRKDGGDVNSFVTRVKNKEKGVKLMGFGHRVYKNYDPRAAIVKKAAQEMLNTLDKPDPLLEIAFKLEEIALSDEYFISRKLYPNVDFYTGLIYKAMGFPTDMFTVLFAIGRLPGWIAQYREMIVDPANKIGRPRQIYTGSPVRDFVPVEQR; encoded by the coding sequence ATGACGGATGTCAAGCTCGACCACCCTGGTGGTCAGTTGTCGATGGCGGTCACGAAGGCCGTCGACGGTCCGGGCGGCATCGACGTCAGTGCTCTGCTGAAGGAGACCGGTTACGTAACCCTCGATCAGGGTTTCGTGAACACCGCGTCGACCAAGTCGGCGATCACTTACATCGACGGTGACCAGGGCATCCTGCGGTACCGCGGATACCCGATCGAGCAGCTCGCCGAGAAGAGCACGTTCCTCGAGGTGTCCTACCTCCTGATGAACGGTGAGTTGCCGACCGCCGCTCAGCTGCAGGACTTCGCGGACAAGATCCGGGTGCACACGCTGCTCCAGGAGGAGATGCGCACCTTCTTCTCCAGCTTCCCGCGTAACGCGCACCCGATGTCGGTGCTCTCGTCGGCGGTCACCGCGCTGTCCACGTTCTACCAGGACGCGCTCGACCCGCTCGACTCCGAGCAGGTCGATATCTCCGCAATCCGCCTGATGGCGAAACTTCCGACGATCGCGGCGTACACCTACAAGAAGTCCATCGGCCACCCGCTGCCGTACCCGGACAACTCGCTCGACTACGTCGAGAACTTCCTGCGCCTGACGTTCGGCCTGCCGACCGTCCAGTACAACGTCGACCCCAAGGTCGCCAAGATCCTGGACATGCTGTTCATCCTGCACGCCGACCACGAGCAGAACTGCTCGACCTCGTCGGTGCGCCTGGTCGGCTCCTCGCAGGCCAACCTGTTCGCGTCCATCTCGGCCGGCATCGGCGCGCTCTCCGGCCCGCTGCACGGCGGTGCCAACGCGGCGGTCCTCGAGATGCTCGAGCAGATCCGCAAGGACGGCGGAGACGTCAACTCGTTCGTCACGCGAGTGAAGAACAAGGAAAAAGGCGTCAAGCTGATGGGCTTCGGCCACCGGGTCTACAAGAATTACGACCCGCGCGCCGCCATCGTGAAGAAGGCCGCCCAGGAGATGTTGAACACCCTGGACAAGCCCGACCCGCTGCTGGAGATCGCGTTCAAGCTCGAGGAGATCGCGCTCTCCGACGAGTACTTCATTTCCCGCAAGCTGTACCCGAACGTCGATTTCTACACCGGCCTGATCTACAAGGCCATGGGTTTCCCGACCGACATGTTCACGGTCCTGTTCGCGATCGGCCGGCTTCCCGGCTGGATCGCGCAGTACCGCGAGATGATCGTCGACCCGGCCAACAAGATCGGCCGCCCGCGGCAGATCTACACCGGTTCGCCGGTCCGGGATTTCGTCCCGGTCGAGCAGCGCTGA
- a CDS encoding SigE family RNA polymerase sigma factor — protein sequence MDDHEFFEFVEQRMERWRRSAYLMCSDWHTADDIVSMTITKLYRHWRDVRKADNSDAYAQKVLTRTWLSERRRPWRRAERAAEILPDQPVGDVDRVTDRASLAALLASLGPRQRAVLILRFYFDYSAEQTADILQISVGTVKSQTARGLQALRGVPSHEFLAEGRRS from the coding sequence GTGGACGACCACGAGTTCTTCGAGTTCGTGGAGCAGCGGATGGAACGGTGGAGACGATCCGCCTACCTGATGTGCTCCGACTGGCACACCGCCGACGACATCGTCTCGATGACCATCACGAAGCTATACCGGCACTGGCGTGACGTGCGAAAAGCTGACAATTCAGACGCGTACGCCCAGAAGGTCTTGACCCGGACCTGGCTCAGCGAACGACGTCGTCCATGGCGGCGTGCCGAGCGGGCCGCCGAGATTCTGCCCGACCAGCCGGTCGGTGACGTCGACCGGGTCACCGACCGCGCCTCCCTCGCCGCGCTGCTCGCCTCGCTCGGGCCCCGGCAGCGAGCCGTGCTGATCCTGCGGTTCTACTTCGACTACTCGGCCGAGCAGACCGCCGACATCCTCCAGATCTCGGTCGGCACCGTGAAGAGCCAGACCGCCCGCGGCCTCCAGGCGCTGCGCGGCGTCCCGTCCCACGAATTCCTCGCCGAGGGAAGGCGCTCATGA
- a CDS encoding universal stress protein, whose translation MQIPTQGPVVVGVGGPATDAAAVRLAAREACSRGRVLQVVHAFTGPGDAGWGPARRAASHLVEEAVSLAKRSTPGVDARPHLVDGPPGRVLPHLSRGAVLVVIGGPLVEVVARAWCPVVVSRAQRTPSGPVVAAVDGSPYGALALRFAVEAAGRRGGTAHVVHVTEPGREADGQRVLDEVTARVGAVAVRHRLLIGPPGATLVRMSRRAGLLVLGPRGADAAGRLGSVAGEVLRGTAGPAVFVHGARRPAGFVKPGDDVPVLLPLTHT comes from the coding sequence ATGCAGATCCCGACTCAGGGACCCGTCGTCGTGGGTGTCGGCGGCCCGGCGACCGACGCGGCCGCGGTCCGCCTCGCCGCGCGGGAGGCGTGCTCTCGCGGACGGGTGTTGCAGGTCGTGCACGCTTTCACCGGCCCCGGCGACGCCGGCTGGGGACCGGCCCGGCGGGCCGCCTCACACCTGGTCGAGGAGGCGGTCTCCCTAGCGAAGCGTTCCACACCCGGGGTCGACGCGCGGCCGCATCTGGTGGATGGCCCGCCCGGACGGGTCCTTCCGCACCTGAGCCGGGGCGCGGTCCTGGTCGTGATCGGCGGCCCGCTGGTCGAGGTGGTGGCACGGGCCTGGTGCCCGGTGGTGGTCAGCCGCGCGCAGCGGACCCCGTCCGGGCCGGTGGTGGCGGCCGTGGACGGATCACCCTACGGCGCGCTGGCACTGCGGTTCGCGGTCGAGGCGGCCGGCCGACGGGGCGGTACGGCGCACGTGGTGCACGTGACCGAGCCGGGGCGCGAGGCCGACGGGCAGCGGGTGCTCGACGAGGTCACGGCTCGGGTGGGAGCGGTGGCCGTACGCCATCGGCTGTTGATCGGTCCGCCCGGGGCCACGCTGGTCCGAATGTCGCGTCGGGCCGGTCTCCTGGTGCTCGGGCCGCGTGGCGCCGATGCCGCCGGGCGGCTCGGTTCGGTGGCCGGTGAGGTGCTGCGGGGGACGGCCGGTCCGGCCGTCTTCGTGCATGGTGCACGCCGCCCGGCAGGTTTCGTGAAGCCCGGTGACGACGTGCCCGTATTGCTACCGTTGACGCATACATAG